The following proteins come from a genomic window of Hymenobacter canadensis:
- a CDS encoding TrmH family RNA methyltransferase yields the protein MPDLLSSPQNPRIKNLLKLQQKSSERREQGLTIIEGLRELTIARAAGVAVPTLFVCPELAGPERQQQLQALFGEGPTEWFEVSKAVFEKVAYREGSDGVLALAQPPRHTLAGLKLPASPLLLVLEAVEKPGNLGAILRTADAARADAVIICDPRTDLYNPNAIRSSIGCIFTVPTVATTRQELLGWCQQHGIRTYAAALTDHARPYTQYDFRGPTAFVMGTEADGLTPELMQACTETIIIPMGGYIDSLNVSTATAILTFEAVRQRG from the coding sequence ATGCCCGACCTCCTTTCCAGTCCCCAGAACCCGCGCATCAAAAATCTGCTCAAGCTGCAGCAAAAATCGTCGGAGCGGCGCGAGCAGGGCCTCACCATCATTGAAGGCCTGCGCGAGCTGACCATTGCCCGGGCTGCCGGCGTGGCTGTGCCCACGCTGTTTGTGTGCCCCGAGCTAGCCGGCCCCGAGCGGCAGCAGCAGCTGCAGGCCCTGTTTGGAGAAGGCCCGACGGAGTGGTTTGAGGTGTCGAAGGCGGTGTTTGAGAAAGTGGCGTACCGCGAAGGCTCCGACGGCGTGCTGGCCCTGGCGCAGCCGCCGCGCCACACGCTGGCCGGGCTGAAGCTGCCGGCCTCGCCGCTGCTGCTGGTGCTGGAGGCTGTGGAGAAGCCCGGCAACCTGGGTGCCATCCTGCGCACCGCCGACGCCGCCCGCGCCGACGCCGTCATCATCTGCGACCCACGCACCGACCTGTATAATCCCAACGCCATCCGCAGCAGCATCGGCTGCATTTTCACGGTGCCCACCGTAGCCACTACCCGGCAGGAACTGCTCGGCTGGTGCCAGCAGCACGGCATCCGCACCTACGCCGCCGCCCTCACCGACCACGCCCGCCCTTACACCCAGTATGACTTCCGCGGCCCCACCGCCTTCGTGATGGGCACCGAAGCCGACGGCCTCACGCCCGAGCTCATGCAGGCCTGCACCGAAACCATCATCATCCCGATGGGCGGCTACATTGATTCGCTGAACGTGAGCACCGCCACGGCCATCCTCACGTTTGAGGCCGTGCGCCAGCGCGGCTAG
- a CDS encoding DoxX family membrane protein → MPAPEFFYTLTVVLPILAVALTLWTGGWLRRVYLISVRLLLGAFMLSAGLYKLSDNQIPWLMGPPMNHTLLAKYGLQLFAQFIGVAQLIIGLLLLTGRFALLGALMLVPIWAGIIMFTWSQDWQGVEDWRGTPSLVCGFLILTLGLLLHDYHRLKYVFYPPAQPETIRAVPLRTGPRGLEALWWLGAAVFMGGSLLYPVSLRVMVGTMLAGLLLLLAAGGLLLWRRRRTAAAPGV, encoded by the coding sequence ATGCCGGCGCCTGAATTCTTCTATACCCTCACCGTCGTTCTGCCCATTCTGGCGGTTGCCCTAACGCTCTGGACTGGTGGCTGGCTGCGGAGGGTATATCTGATAAGTGTCCGGCTCTTGCTGGGGGCTTTCATGCTGAGCGCCGGCCTCTACAAGCTCTCCGACAACCAGATACCGTGGCTGATGGGCCCACCGATGAACCACACCTTGCTGGCGAAGTATGGCTTGCAGCTTTTCGCCCAATTCATTGGGGTAGCGCAACTGATCATTGGTTTGTTACTGCTAACGGGCCGGTTTGCGCTGTTGGGAGCCCTGATGCTGGTGCCGATATGGGCAGGCATCATTATGTTTACTTGGTCTCAGGACTGGCAGGGAGTTGAGGATTGGCGGGGCACTCCATCCCTTGTCTGCGGCTTTCTGATTCTAACCCTGGGTTTGCTGCTGCACGACTACCACCGGCTCAAGTACGTGTTCTACCCGCCCGCACAGCCCGAAACCATCCGGGCGGTGCCGCTGCGCACCGGGCCGCGGGGCCTGGAGGCGCTGTGGTGGCTGGGGGCGGCCGTATTTATGGGCGGCAGCCTGCTCTACCCGGTTTCGCTGCGCGTGATGGTGGGCACCATGCTGGCGGGCCTGCTGCTCCTGCTGGCGGCCGGCGGCCTGCTGCTGTGGCGCCGCCGCCGCACCGCCGCCGCGCCCGGCGTCTAG
- a CDS encoding acylphosphatase encodes MAIQHRTFLVHGRVQGVFYRQSTVQQARQLGLHGYARNNPDGTVTIEAEGPAEALDALQAWCHHGPPAAHVTQVEVSAGPVQRYTTFEVRR; translated from the coding sequence ATGGCCATTCAGCACCGCACGTTTCTCGTTCATGGCCGCGTCCAGGGCGTTTTCTACCGCCAGAGCACCGTGCAGCAGGCCCGGCAACTGGGCCTCCACGGCTACGCCCGCAACAACCCCGACGGCACCGTCACCATCGAAGCGGAAGGCCCGGCCGAAGCGCTGGACGCTCTGCAGGCCTGGTGCCACCACGGCCCGCCCGCGGCGCACGTAACTCAGGTGGAGGTATCGGCTGGGCCGGTGCAGCGCTACACTACGTTTGAGGTGCGGCGGTAG
- a CDS encoding YqjF family protein gives MLPDFSPTPMRSRLHLMRQRWSNLLFAHWPVPPELLRPYLPARLEVDTFEGHAWLGVVPFTMSHIRPLGLPAVPGLSALHELNVRTYATLDGVPGVWFLSLDATQPLGVWAARTLFHLPYLHARISLTEAAGSLRAVAERTHRGAAPATFAATWTPGATLPLAQPGTLAYFLTERYCLYTAGADLQQGVQGNNLWRGRLWHEPWTLREATLQEWDSTLVESHGLPTPLGPPLLYAADPLDVQVQELRRV, from the coding sequence GAGCAACCTGCTGTTTGCGCACTGGCCCGTGCCGCCCGAGCTGCTCCGCCCCTATCTGCCGGCCCGGCTGGAAGTGGACACGTTTGAGGGGCATGCGTGGCTGGGCGTGGTGCCGTTCACGATGAGCCACATCCGGCCGCTGGGCCTGCCGGCCGTGCCGGGCCTGAGTGCCCTGCACGAGCTTAACGTGCGCACCTACGCCACCCTCGACGGTGTGCCCGGCGTGTGGTTTTTGTCGCTGGATGCCACGCAGCCGCTGGGCGTGTGGGCGGCCCGCACCTTGTTTCACCTGCCGTATCTGCACGCCCGCATCAGCCTGACGGAAGCGGCGGGCAGCCTGCGGGCGGTGGCCGAGCGCACCCACCGGGGCGCGGCCCCCGCCACCTTCGCGGCTACCTGGACGCCGGGCGCGACATTACCCCTGGCCCAGCCGGGTACGCTGGCCTATTTTCTCACGGAGCGGTATTGCCTGTACACGGCCGGCGCCGACCTGCAGCAAGGCGTGCAGGGTAATAATTTGTGGCGCGGCCGCCTGTGGCACGAGCCCTGGACGCTGCGGGAAGCCACGCTGCAGGAGTGGGACTCGACGCTGGTGGAAAGCCACGGCCTGCCCACCCCGCTGGGGCCACCGCTCCTCTACGCCGCCGATCCGCTGGATGTGCAGGTGCAGGAGCTACGCCGCGTGTAA